From Rhodovibrio salinarum DSM 9154:
AGCGACAGCACGTTAAACAAAGCCACGCCGCCCGAGAGCACGTTACGGAGCAGCCCGGCGGCCCAACTGGAGAGCTGGCCTTGCAGCCCTTCAACGTAGCTGCGCACCCGTTCCAGAATCGCGGGGTCAACCTCGGTGCGCAGCATATCCGACAGCTCGACCAAGCGCGTCCGCAGCAGGTCGATCCAGCCCGGCACCTGCTTGCCCAGGGAAGCCAGTTCCCCGACGATCATCGGCACCAGCAGCGCCAGCACGAGCGCGACTGCGATCACGAAAAACGCAGTCACAAGCGAGGTCGCCAGCGTGCGCGACAGCCCGAGCCGCTCCAGCCTGTCGCATAGCGGATCCAGGAAATAGGCGACCGCCATGCCGATCAGGAAAGGCGCCAGGACATTACTCAGCAGCCAGAAGGCGAACAGGATCGCGCCGAGGCCGGCGAGCCAGTAGATCAGTTGCCGCTGCGGCGTCATCCGTCCACGGCCCCTCGACCGTCACGCACGCGGGCTGTGGCGCGGACGCACGGGGTCATTGCACCGCCGGCTGCTCCGCCGGTGCGTCGGTCGCCTGGCCGGTACGACCGTTGGCGGACGGCGCACGGGCGTCCGGCTGGCGTGCATTCGGCGCACGGGTGGCCGGTTTCTGGCCAGTCCGGTCGGCGGCGGCTGTCCGCATTTCTGCTGCGCGCAGCACCCAATCGTTCGGGTCCTGCGCCTGCCCCATCCGATCGGGACCAAGACTGCCGTCGCTGGTCAGAGTGCCGGTGCCTTCGGCGCGCGCCCCTTGCTCGGCGTTTTGCCCAGCATTTTGGGTGTCGACCTCGGTCGTGCTGCCATCGGCGTTGGCACGCGACAGCACCAGATCGTTCTGCTTGAGCGCGAGGGCGAGCTGCGCGCGTTCGCCATAATAGGTCATCTTGAGCCGTGCGGCCGTGCGGGTCAGCGCGGTCACCGCATACCCCTCGACCCGCGCCACGGCATCCAGGCGCGCACGCACGCTGACCCAGCGGTCGAGACCATCCAACGGCACCTCGACCTGCAATTGATTGCGCTGGTCGAAGTCCAGCAGGTTGGCGCGCTTCCAGGTTTCCTCCACATCGCGGGCGACACGATTGGCCGCGCGCGACAGCATCGCCGCCAGCGGCTCGTCGCGCTGCTGCTGGATGTTGTCGACCAGGGTGCGCTCCATCTCCGAGGTGCCGATGCGCGCGGTAATGATCTGCATACTGCCAGTGAACGCGTCCGGATCGCCGGCAAGACGCGCCTGAGTCACCAGCACATCCTCGGCGCCATAGCGCTCGGCGATCTGGTCAAGCGCCTCGCGGTCCTTGTCGAGCGCGTCCCCGGCACTGACCGTGCGGATGTCGCCCAGATCGCCCAGCGGAACGGTCAGCGGCACCAGACCAACCTGTTCCGCCCGGTTGGCCCAGGCTTCCCGCCAGGGATTGTCCCACAGGACCGCATCCTGCCCCTCGCCCCAGACCGGCAAGACCACCACCGGCTTGCTGCGGGTCTCGGCGAAGGGAATGTCGTTGGTCTTCAGGAACTGCCGGATGCTCTGCGGATGGAAGCGGAAGGTGACCTCCGCAAGATAACGCACATCGGACGTGCGCTCGTTGAACACCTCGAAGTCACGCAGGTAGTTGGCGATTCGATCGGCGCTAAGATCAGGCACCCGCTTCAGTTCGGACCGCAGCACGAGGCGCTCGATCATGCGGTCGAACGCTTTCACGTGCGCCCGATCCAGCCCTTGGGCCCGTGCGACCGTGGCGCTTTGAGCGGTCGCATCCACGTCGACGTTCTTGACCGTGTAGAGAGGTTCCTGCGCGGCCAACGTGCCTGGCAGCACGACCAGCGCGGCCATCAGCGGCAACAGGCGTTTCAAGGCTCCAACCAGCGGCATTGCAAAGCGTCCTGGAACAAGTATGGTCGCGCCGGAATCGCCCCGGACCCTTGAGGTCCGGGGCGCCAGCGCCCGGGTGGTTCGCCACCCGACGGCATGGCGACAGCGTTACCGCTTTCGCGGCCGCACTCAAGTCCGGCACACACATACGACACGACCGGGGGGCAACGCCATAACCGGGTCCCAAGACGATACGTCCGCCAAGGCGCGCACCTACAAGGACGCCGGCGTCGACATCGACGCCGGCAACACGCTGGTCGAGCGGATCAAACCGCTCGCCAAGGCGACGGCGCGCGCCGGCGCCGCCGGCGGTCTGGGCGGCTTCGGCGCCCTGTTCGACCTCAAGGAAGCCGGCTTCACCGATCCGATCCTGGTTGCCGCGACCGACGGCGTGGGCACCAAGCTGAAGCTTGCGATCGACAGCGGCCGGCACGACACGGTCGGCATCGACCTGGTGGCGATGTGCGCCAACGACCTGGTGGTCCAGGGCGCGGAACCGCTTCTGTTCCTGGATTACTACGCCACCGGCAAGCTGGAGGTCGACGGCGCGCGCGACGTCGTCGCCGGCATCGCGGAAGGCTGCCGTCAGGCCGGCTGCGCGCTGGTCGGCGGCGAGACGGCGGAGATGCCGGGCCTGTACCGGACCGGCGACTACGATCTCGCCGGCTTCTGCGTGGGCGCGGCCGAACGCGGGCAGATGATCGACGGGTCGACAGTGGAAGCGGGAGACGCGGTGATCGGCCTGCCGTCGAGTGGCCTGCATTCCAACGGCTACTCGCTGGTTCGCCAAGTGGTCGCCGACCTCGGCCTCAGCCTGGACGGCACGAGCCCGTTCGACGACAGCAGCACTCTGGCCGACGCGCTGCTTACCCCGACCCGGATTTACGTCCCCGCATGCCTGTCGGCCGTGCGCGCAGGTCTGGTTCGTGCCCTGGCGCACATCACCGGCGGCGGTTTGCCGGAGAACCTGCCGCGGGTGCTGCCCGACGGGCTGGGCGCGCGCCTCGACGCCAACGCCTGGGAACTGCCCGGCGTGTTCCGGTGGCTGACTCAAGCGGGCGGGGTCGCGCCGGAAGAGCTGGCGCGTA
This genomic window contains:
- a CDS encoding DUF2066 domain-containing protein, yielding MPLVGALKRLLPLMAALVVLPGTLAAQEPLYTVKNVDVDATAQSATVARAQGLDRAHVKAFDRMIERLVLRSELKRVPDLSADRIANYLRDFEVFNERTSDVRYLAEVTFRFHPQSIRQFLKTNDIPFAETRSKPVVVLPVWGEGQDAVLWDNPWREAWANRAEQVGLVPLTVPLGDLGDIRTVSAGDALDKDREALDQIAERYGAEDVLVTQARLAGDPDAFTGSMQIITARIGTSEMERTLVDNIQQQRDEPLAAMLSRAANRVARDVEETWKRANLLDFDQRNQLQVEVPLDGLDRWVSVRARLDAVARVEGYAVTALTRTAARLKMTYYGERAQLALALKQNDLVLSRANADGSTTEVDTQNAGQNAEQGARAEGTGTLTSDGSLGPDRMGQAQDPNDWVLRAAEMRTAAADRTGQKPATRAPNARQPDARAPSANGRTGQATDAPAEQPAVQ
- the purM gene encoding phosphoribosylformylglycinamidine cyclo-ligase, translated to MVAPESPRTLEVRGASARVVRHPTAWRQRYRFRGRTQVRHTHTTRPGGNAITGSQDDTSAKARTYKDAGVDIDAGNTLVERIKPLAKATARAGAAGGLGGFGALFDLKEAGFTDPILVAATDGVGTKLKLAIDSGRHDTVGIDLVAMCANDLVVQGAEPLLFLDYYATGKLEVDGARDVVAGIAEGCRQAGCALVGGETAEMPGLYRTGDYDLAGFCVGAAERGQMIDGSTVEAGDAVIGLPSSGLHSNGYSLVRQVVADLGLSLDGTSPFDDSSTLADALLTPTRIYVPACLSAVRAGLVRALAHITGGGLPENLPRVLPDGLGARLDANAWELPGVFRWLTQAGGVAPEELARTFNCGIGMVVVVPQDQADLALAHLREQGEQAVQIGEIVTQQPSSPRIEIANRETAWQA